A region of Ochotona princeps isolate mOchPri1 chromosome 2, mOchPri1.hap1, whole genome shotgun sequence DNA encodes the following proteins:
- the FAM110D gene encoding protein FAM110D — MLLTPPSATSRTRTPSAVERLEADKAKYVKTHQVIARRQEPALRGSPGPLTPHACNELGPPGSPRTPRAARRGSGRRLPRPDSLVFYRQKRDCKASVNKENAKGQGLVRRLFLGTTRDTAPGSPGPAAERPAAAGGWAAPPVTPEAAAKRPLCPTCSLPLSEKERFFNYCGLERALVEVLGAERFSPQSWGADTGPQSGTALAPGSRDDSDWTSSDGDVDRLDGAGGGGGSEAAGSTRDERPAVSVVERNARVIQWLYGCQRARGSPPPPRESEV, encoded by the coding sequence ATGCTACTGACTCCTCCCTCCGCCACCTCCAGAACACGGACCCCGAGTGCCGTGGAAAGACTGGAGGCCGACAAAGCTAAGTATGTGAAGACGCACCAGGTGATAGCACGACGCCAGGAGCCAGCCCTGCGCGGAAGCCCTGGGCCGCTCACACCGCACGCCTGCAACGAGCTAGGGCCTCCAGGGTCACCCAGAACGCCCAGGGCCGCCCGTCGGGGCAGTGGCAGGCGGCTGCCAAGGCCCGACTCCCTGGTCTTCTACCGCCAGAAGCGGGACTGCAAGGCTTCGGTGAACAAAGAGAACGCCAAGGGTCAGGGGCTGGTGCGCCGCCTCTTCCTGGGCACCACCCGGGACACTGCCCCCGGtagcccaggcccagcagcagagcGTCCCGCAGCGGCTGGGGGGTGGGCCGCGCCCCCAGTCACCCCGGAAGCGGCAGCCAAGCGGCCGCTGTGTCCCACGTGCTCACTGCCGCTGTCGGAGAAGGAGCGATTCTTCAACTACTGTGGCCTGGAGCGCGCGCTGGTGGAGGTGCTGGGAGCCGAGCGTTTCTCCCCGCAGAGTTGGGGCGCCGACACGGGCCCCCAGTCCGGAACTGCTCTGGCGCCTGGCTCCAGAGACGACAGCGACTGGACGTCCAGCGACGGCGACGTCGACAGGCTGGACGgtgcgggcggcggcggcggctcggaGGCAGCGGGCTCGACGCGGGACGAGCGGCCCGCCGTGTCGGTGGTGGAGCGCAACGCGCGCGTCATCCAGTGGCTGTACGGCTGCCAGCGCGCTCGTGGCTCGCCGCCGCCTCCGCGCGAGTCCGAGGTGTGA
- the C2H1orf232 gene encoding uncharacterized protein C1orf232 homolog: protein MNQAFWKTYKSKVLQTLSGESEEDLAEETGNPALAESEVAQPSEEAFNAVSQLARRVQGVGVKGWLTMSSLFNKEDEDKLLPPEPPADHPLAAQPPSQAAAAEPRGPGFWDAFASRWQQQQAAAASMLRGAEPAPEPDPDAGDEAAEEAAERSEPQDADPAAGFKWGFLTHKLAEMRVKAAPKND, encoded by the exons ATGAACCAGGCCTTCTGGAAAACCTACAAGTCCAAAGTGTTGCAGACTCTGAGTGGGGAGTCTGAGGAGGATCTGGCAGAAGAG ACGGGGAACCCAGCCTTAGCGGAGTCTGAAGTGGCACAGCCAAGTGAGGAGGCCTTCAACGCCGTGTCGCAGCTGGCCCGCCGG GTCCAGGGCGTAGGGGTGAAAGGCTGGCTGACCATGTCATCTCTGTTTAACAAAGAAGATGAGGACAAGCTGCTGCCGCCAGAGCCCCCAGCtgacca CCCGCTGGCGGCGCAGCCCCCCTcgcaggcggcggcggcggagcccCGCGGGCCGGGATTCTGGGACGCGTTCGCtagcaggtggcagcagcagcaggcggccGCGGCGTCCATGCTGCGCGGCGCAGAGCCCGCCCCAGAGCCGGACCCGGACGCCGGGGACGAGGCCGCGGAGGAAGCCGCCGAACGCTCGGAGCCGCAGGACGCCGACCCTGCAGCCGGCTTCAAGTGGGGCTTCCTCACCCACAAACTGGCCGAGATGAGAGTGAAGGCCGCGCCCAAGAACGACTAG